From the Oligoflexus sp. genome, the window CATTGAAAATTCTCAAGAATTCAAAGGTTCTATTGTAACCGCATCATCCCTCTTTGTCGGACCAATCCTTGATAAGAAAGTGGAGGCCTGAGCATGAAAAAGGTTTTGCTGTTATCCTGCTTCATAAGCTTAACGGCACACGCCGGAACAGGTGGTGGCATCTCTACACCCCCTGGTCGAGCAGGCCTCGCAAAACTTCTGGCCGAAACCATCGGCTTGAATGGTTCGATGTTCCTGATGAAAGGCACGGCCCCCCTGCCTTTGGAAATCATCGTCGAGGCTGAAGCGGGCACGACTCCTGCTGTGGATCCTGTGACCACGGTCGATGTCGCGAACGAGAGCGGCGAAAGAAAAAGCTATAACGTGACTGATGGCGAAGTCATCAACCAGTACGTGTTGAAAGACCGCCGCCTGATGCTGCGTGCCTCCATGTTACGGCAACCTTAAGTCATCTCCTGGCTTCGCCCGGTCCGAACGTCCGGGTCGAAGCCTTTTTTGTTCCCCCTCCCTCTCATTTTCAGCTCGATCGTTGCAGCTATCCGCCACCTCTGTTAGGGTGAGCGCCGATATCTTTTCTGCAAGGATCGTAAAATCATGAGTATTTTGTGGAGTTTATTCGGCGTCCTCATCCTGGTCGCAGCCAACGGTTTTTTCGTGGCCGCGGAATTCGCCCTGGTCACCGTGCGCAAAACCCGGATAGATCAGCTGGCTCAGGAGGGCCACGGGGCCGCCAAATATGTGCGGAAGGCTCTGTCCGACCTTGACCGTTACATTGCCGGCACCCAGGTGGGCATCACGATCGCGAGTCTGGCCCTGGGTTGGATCGGTGAGCCGGCGGTGATGAAAATCCTATCGCCTGTCTTTCAGTGGATCACGCCTGATCTTTCCGACAAGGCCCAGCATGCGATCGGTTTTGCCATCTCCTTCACCTTGATCACCTTTCTGCATGTTATCCTCGGTGAGCTTGTACCCAAATCAATCGCGCTCAATTATCCGGAGCCGACCTCGCTCTTGCTCGCACGTCCGATGCGCCTCGCCATTCTCGTGTTCAAGCCCCTGATCTGGAGCCTCAACGGACTCGGTCATCTTCTTTTGCGCGCCATCGGCCTGCATACGAGCCATGAGCATGGTTCCGTGCATTCCCCTGCCGAGCTGCAGCTTCTGATCAGGCAAAGCCATGCGGCGGGGCACATTGATGCCTTTGAGCGCAGCATGCTGCAGAAGACTTTTCATTTCAGCGAAACAGCCGTGTCCGAGGTGATGACGCCACGTTCCCGCATGGAGGCGATGAACCTGGATCAAACGATGGAAAACCTTTTGGATGAAGCCTCGCGTTCGCCCTATACGCGGCTGCCCGTCTACCGCGGATCGGTGGATGAACTGGTCGGTGTTCTTTACACGCATGATCTCTTTCAGCTCTCACGTCAGAAGACGAGCTCGCAGCGCATCGACGAGCTGGTGAAGCCTCTTATTTTCGTTCCCGAATCTTACCGCCTGGATGCTCTGGTCGAAAAATTCCAGGATGAGAGAACGCAGATCGCTGCAGTGATTGATGAATACGGTGGCACAGCCGGCATCATCACGCTGGAAGATATCATCGAGACTGTGTTTGGTGAGGTTCAGGATAATAACGAAGATCCGACCATGGAAATCGAGACCTTGCCGGATGGCTCCATCATCCTGCGCGGCGATACGCGGCTTCAGCACCTGAATCAGCAGCTCGGTTGGGACCTGGAGGATGAGGAATCGACGACGATCGCCGGTTATGTGATGACGGCTTTAGGCCATATGCCAGGCCTCGGGGAAAAGATTCGGACCGATGCGGGAACCTTCGAGGTAATCGAAAAGAAAAAGAACCGCCTGACCAAGATCAAAAAGCTGCCCTAAAAAAAACAGGATCCGGGCCAGGACCCGGATCCTCTCATCCAAGAGCAAACGCCGGACGAAGGCTTAGATCTGTTCGATCCCTGCAAGCTGCCAGCTGCTCCGTCCCTGAGATTTCGCAAAAATCCAATACTCATCAAACTTCACCGGTTCGGTATTGCTGCCGCTTTTCAGGGCACCCGTACTTTCATCGACGGTGTAGTCAAGGAGACTCGCGGTAAAGCGAACGCGAACCAGTTCCCGATCGCCTTCATACCAGGGCTCGCTGAACTCAAGGTTTCGCACCGAGATATTTTCCAGACGATTGATCTCGCGGCGGTCTTTCAGATCCTGAAGATCAGCATCCAAAACGCGCGCCACATCGCGTTCCACATAGTCTTGAACCGGGGTCAGGTCACGACGCGTCCAGGCGCCTTGAACACGGAAGAAGATATCTTCCACCGTTTCGCGATCGAGGCGAGGTCCTGAGGCCATGTAAGGGCTCGCGCTGGATCCCTGACCGAAGTAACCGGCACCCGAGGAGCCGCTGCCGTAGTTTGCGCTACTGCGAGCCATCGTTGCCGAAGCCGCGTCCATGGGCGGGCTGTATCCCATCGAAGGGGCGCCGCCTGCAAAGGCCGGGCGATTTTGATTCTGGCGGTTCTTCCAGAAGCGGTACGCCAGATAAAGAAGACCAGCGATCAGGATGATATCAAAGAGACCGATGCCGCCACCGGCTCCACCCAACCCCGCGCCTTGCGCCATGGAGCTGAACAGCATGCTGCCGATCAGACCCCCGGCCAAACCACCAGCCAGACCTTTCATGAAGCTGCCCCGATTGGAAGGCGGCTGCATCTGCTGCTGAGCCGGGGGAGGATTCGGCGAACGCGGCTGCGCGGTCGGCTGCGAACGTTGACCGAAGGAACGTTTGCCGCCTGCGCGGGCTTCGGCGTCTTCACCCATGGAGAGAAGGCTGAAGCTGAACACAATGAGCAAGGCTCGTATCATCAATCCCATTTTTTTTAAAAGCATAGATCTATACCTCTCAGGTGACAGCTCGCGAGGCGAGCCTGTCCCAGAAAGCTAACACAATCTTGATTCATTCGTGTAATAGATAATCGTGAGCGATTACTTCGTTTTTTGCGAAGAACTTGCTTCTTCGCGAAGACCCCGCTTTCCGCGAAGACCCCGCTTCCGGCGAAGACCTAGCCAATCAAAAACCCACCATCCACAGTCAGGCAACTGCCGGTGGTATAAGAGGCAGCAGGAGAAACCAGATAAAGCACAGCGCCCGCCATCTCATCAGGCTGAGCCACCCGCTGCATGGGCACATGCGGCATGAGCTGATTCAGAATCTTTTCATTCTTCACGAGCGTCGCAGCAAATTTCGTATCGGTCGCACCAGGCAGCAGCGCGTTCACGCGGATATTGAACGCCGCGCATTCCTTGGCAAAGGACTTGGTCATCGACACGATCGCAGCCTTGGTCACGGAATAAATCCCCTGGTACATCCCAGGATTTTCCGCGTTGATCGAGGCCACATTCACGATCGTGCCCCCACCCTTCTCCTTCATCAGGCGTCCGCCTTCCACCGAAGCAAAGAAATAACCCCGGATATTGACGTCCACCGTCTTTTGATAGGCCTCCAAAGTCGTATCGAGTATCGGCCCGAAATAAGGATTGGCCGCCGCGTTATTCACAAGGATATCGAGACGCCCATGCCGCTCGCGAATCTGCGAGAAAAGGGCGGCGATGGATTCCATCTCTCCGATGTGACAGGCGATGGCCTCAGCCTTGCCGCCTTCGCTTCGAATCTGAGCCACGATCGCTTCGCAAGCGTCCTGTTTGCGGCTCGACACGATCACCTGGGCGCCTTGGGCCGCAAGCAGTCGCGCGATGCTGGCGCCGATCCCGCGACTGGATCCTGTGACAAGGGCGATTTTTCCGGAAAGATCGAAGGGCTTTTTAAAATCCATGGTCCTGTCCTATCTGAAAGTGAGAAGAGGCGAGGAGGTTTTGCCAAAATGAGCGTGATCGTTGAAAAAGCTCAGAAATAAAACATCGGCTTTGAAAGGCAGACGCGTGATCGAAGCATTGACGATCGCTCCATTGAGCCTCAGCATCATCGTATCGGACAGCTCAAGAGCGAGCTGCATCAGGCAGGCGATCGGCCCGCCGCTGGTAAAAAGAAGGATGTTCTCGTCCGCACCGCTCCTTTTCAAAAGATCCTGGACGCCGTCACGGCAGCGCTGTTTGAAACCCGAATAGGATTCGGGATACTCAGCATCGTAGCCCCCATGCATCCACCGCTGCATGGCCTTTTCAAATTCCTTATGAAAGGCCTTGGCCGGTTCCGGATGCTTTTTTAAAAACGCCTTCACGTTATGAGGATCCGCAAAATCAGGATGCAGACCACAGAGGATAGCCTGATGATCAAATTCGTTCAGCCACGGCGCCAGCTCCGGGACCTTGGCCTCGGGCATTTCTGCGAGGCATAACCTTGCCGTCTCGCTGTGACGTTTCATCGTCCCCTGCAGCACGCGATCAAAACGAAGACCACTCCGCGCCAGGGTCTGCCCCAGGACGCGGGACTGCTCTTCACCGACCTTGGACAAGGCATCGTAGTCGGCTTCACCAAAGGAAGCCTGACCGTGACGCACAAGATACAAAGAGCCCATGCTTACCCCTTGATCGCGCCGAGGCAGAGTTTTTCCAAATGCGCGACCATCAGATGGAACTGGGCAAAGCGCTGGTCCTTGGTTTGCCCGGCATGAAAGCGATAGTAGATCTGCTGCGCAATCACCGCCAGACGAAAGAGTCCATAAACGCGATACCAGGTGAAATTCACCTCGGGCAGATCCATCTTCTTCAGATAGAGCTGCACCATCTCATCACGGGTCAGCATACCCGGCAGATGAGTCGGCTGCCGCCGCATTTTCTGCATGAAAGGATCGTCCTTGGCCTCGACCCAGTACGCGAGGCTATTGCCAAGGTCCATCAGGGGATCACCGAGCGTGGCCATTTCCCAATCCAAAACACCGATGGCACGCGTGGGCTTTTCAGCATCGAAGACGATATTATCGAACCGATAATCGTTGTGAATCACGCAGGTGCGGATCTGTTCCGGCTTGTGATCGTGAAGCCACTGCCGCACGACCGCATAATCGGGCACATTATCCGTGCGGGCAGCCAGATATCGCTGGGACCAGCCTTCGACCTGACGCGTGACGTAACCATCGGGCTTGCCAAGATCGGCAAGACCGGCTTTTTGATAATCGACCCGATGCAGTTCCACAAGCTTATCCACGAACTCAAGACAGATCGCCCGATGCTGCTCGGGACCGAAACCGAGTTCGGCCGGTAAATCCGCGCGCGGAATAAAACCAACGAGGCGTTCCATCACATAGAAGGGAGCCCCCAAAAGGCTCTCATCTTCGCAGTAGGCGATCATATTCGGCACATAAGGGTAAACAGGCTTCAGCTTTTGCATGACGCGGAATTCACGACCCATATCATGCGCGGACTTTGCCTTGGTCCCAAAAGGCGGCCGCCGCAGGACAAAGCTCTGCTCTTCAAACTGGACGAGGTAGGTGAGATTCGAAGCGCCACCTGGGAACTGCGTGATCTCACAGCGCCCGCTCAGCTGCGGCAGCTGCTTTTTCATGAACGCTTCCACGGCTCCAGCATCCAACTCTTCACCGGGACGCGGCGCACCCGCCTGATCAATCAAGGTCATGAAGCAGCCCTCGCCTTATTTCGGAACTCCGGGCGCTTGCGCACCATCTTCGACATGGCCCAGAAATAAACTGAAGGGGAGAAACGTTTCATATACCAAATCGCGGCAAAATCCTTGTGCGGCAGGATATAGAAGCGGCCTGCCTTCACGCCTTCAAAGACGATGCGGGCCACGTCCTCGGCCTTGAGTTTGGACTTCTGAAAGAGTTTATTGATCACTGTTTTAATATTGGGATTGGGCGAGCGCGTATTCTCGGTCAGATTCGTAGGGAAAAATCCTGGACAGACCACGCTGACCTTGATTCCAAAAGGCTCCAGCTCGGCCTTCATCGTTTCTGAAAGCGCGACCACGCCGGCCTTCGTTACGTTATAGCTATTCATTTCAGGAGAATGAATCAGCCCGGCAATGGAGGCGACATTCACCACATGGCCATAACCCTGGGCTTTGAAGAGGCTGGTAAAAATACGGCAGCCGCGGGCCACGCCCATCAGGTTGATGTCGATGATCCAGTCCCAATCTTCATCCGGCGTTTCATCGATGCCGCCATGCACGGCGACACCTGCATTATTGATGACCACATCCAGGCCCGACCAGCGTTGGACGATGGCATCCTTCCATTTCAGCAGAGAATTTTCTTCACGCACATCAACATGGGTGTAAAATGCATCCACGCCCATGGCGAGGATCTCGTTCTGGGTTTCCTGGCCACGCAGATCATTGATATCGGCCAGGGCCACATTCCAACCTTCCCGCGCATACTGCAGGGCAAGGCAACGTCCCAGGCCGCTGGCCGCTCCGGTGATCGCGACTCGTTTTCTTGATTCCTGGCTCATAACATTCCTCTCCAAAAGTTTTAACCCAAGCCTTGGCGTTTCCATTCCAATTTGGCAATCAAATTCCGATGCACCTCATCCGGACCGTCGGCAATTCTGAGGACCCGGGCATAGGCATAAAGCGCGGCGAGAGGGAAATCATCGGATAATCCTGCGCCGCCGTGAATCTGAATGGCCTGGTCGATGACGTCCTGGGCCACATTTGGGGCGACCACCTTGAT encodes:
- a CDS encoding hemolysin family protein is translated as MSILWSLFGVLILVAANGFFVAAEFALVTVRKTRIDQLAQEGHGAAKYVRKALSDLDRYIAGTQVGITIASLALGWIGEPAVMKILSPVFQWITPDLSDKAQHAIGFAISFTLITFLHVILGELVPKSIALNYPEPTSLLLARPMRLAILVFKPLIWSLNGLGHLLLRAIGLHTSHEHGSVHSPAELQLLIRQSHAAGHIDAFERSMLQKTFHFSETAVSEVMTPRSRMEAMNLDQTMENLLDEASRSPYTRLPVYRGSVDELVGVLYTHDLFQLSRQKTSSQRIDELVKPLIFVPESYRLDALVEKFQDERTQIAAVIDEYGGTAGIITLEDIIETVFGEVQDNNEDPTMEIETLPDGSIILRGDTRLQHLNQQLGWDLEDEESTTIAGYVMTALGHMPGLGEKIRTDAGTFEVIEKKKNRLTKIKKLP
- a CDS encoding histidine phosphatase family protein is translated as MGSLYLVRHGQASFGEADYDALSKVGEEQSRVLGQTLARSGLRFDRVLQGTMKRHSETARLCLAEMPEAKVPELAPWLNEFDHQAILCGLHPDFADPHNVKAFLKKHPEPAKAFHKEFEKAMQRWMHGGYDAEYPESYSGFKQRCRDGVQDLLKRSGADENILLFTSGGPIACLMQLALELSDTMMLRLNGAIVNASITRLPFKADVLFLSFFNDHAHFGKTSSPLLTFR
- a CDS encoding phosphotransferase family protein translates to MTLIDQAGAPRPGEELDAGAVEAFMKKQLPQLSGRCEITQFPGGASNLTYLVQFEEQSFVLRRPPFGTKAKSAHDMGREFRVMQKLKPVYPYVPNMIAYCEDESLLGAPFYVMERLVGFIPRADLPAELGFGPEQHRAICLEFVDKLVELHRVDYQKAGLADLGKPDGYVTRQVEGWSQRYLAARTDNVPDYAVVRQWLHDHKPEQIRTCVIHNDYRFDNIVFDAEKPTRAIGVLDWEMATLGDPLMDLGNSLAYWVEAKDDPFMQKMRRQPTHLPGMLTRDEMVQLYLKKMDLPEVNFTWYRVYGLFRLAVIAQQIYYRFHAGQTKDQRFAQFHLMVAHLEKLCLGAIKG
- a CDS encoding Tim44 domain-containing protein, encoding MLLKKMGLMIRALLIVFSFSLLSMGEDAEARAGGKRSFGQRSQPTAQPRSPNPPPAQQQMQPPSNRGSFMKGLAGGLAGGLIGSMLFSSMAQGAGLGGAGGGIGLFDIILIAGLLYLAYRFWKNRQNQNRPAFAGGAPSMGYSPPMDAASATMARSSANYGSGSSGAGYFGQGSSASPYMASGPRLDRETVEDIFFRVQGAWTRRDLTPVQDYVERDVARVLDADLQDLKDRREINRLENISVRNLEFSEPWYEGDRELVRVRFTASLLDYTVDESTGALKSGSNTEPVKFDEYWIFAKSQGRSSWQLAGIEQI
- a CDS encoding SDR family oxidoreductase, which codes for MDFKKPFDLSGKIALVTGSSRGIGASIARLLAAQGAQVIVSSRKQDACEAIVAQIRSEGGKAEAIACHIGEMESIAALFSQIRERHGRLDILVNNAAANPYFGPILDTTLEAYQKTVDVNIRGYFFASVEGGRLMKEKGGGTIVNVASINAENPGMYQGIYSVTKAAIVSMTKSFAKECAAFNIRVNALLPGATDTKFAATLVKNEKILNQLMPHVPMQRVAQPDEMAGAVLYLVSPAASYTTGSCLTVDGGFLIG
- a CDS encoding SDR family oxidoreductase, whose product is MSQESRKRVAITGAASGLGRCLALQYAREGWNVALADINDLRGQETQNEILAMGVDAFYTHVDVREENSLLKWKDAIVQRWSGLDVVINNAGVAVHGGIDETPDEDWDWIIDINLMGVARGCRIFTSLFKAQGYGHVVNVASIAGLIHSPEMNSYNVTKAGVVALSETMKAELEPFGIKVSVVCPGFFPTNLTENTRSPNPNIKTVINKLFQKSKLKAEDVARIVFEGVKAGRFYILPHKDFAAIWYMKRFSPSVYFWAMSKMVRKRPEFRNKARAAS